A portion of the Gemmatimonadaceae bacterium genome contains these proteins:
- a CDS encoding PQQ-dependent sugar dehydrogenase, with the protein MLPDGFCAGIFADSLGRARYLTVAPNGDVYVAIEGTRPVQPGQTAATTPAFLALRDTNHDGRADMIERVGSRGNTGIALYNGYVYVDQGERITRYALTAGTLAPSGPPEVVVEGLPISPGHRARNFAIGADGSLFVNVGSPNNACQVKDRTLESPGKDPCTDLETRAGIWKFDANRTNQSFSPSARYATGARNSTGMAFAPNSLLYAMTHGRDQLHENWPKVFPDSEYGQENPAESLLQLSQGDDFGWPYCFYSMHQMKLVDTPEYGGDGLKATRCAQKKEPAAVYPAHWAPLDLVFYRSSVFPEKYRNGAFISFHGSWNRAPGLQAGGKIVFQPMSATGPSGKYEIFADGFAGLPPQEIQPNRAKHRPVGLAVGPDGSLYVADDAGGRIYRITWRGR; encoded by the coding sequence ATGCTCCCTGACGGTTTCTGCGCCGGCATCTTTGCCGACAGCCTGGGCCGCGCGCGCTATCTCACGGTCGCCCCAAACGGCGACGTGTACGTCGCGATCGAAGGCACGCGGCCAGTGCAGCCTGGTCAGACGGCGGCTACCACTCCGGCATTCCTCGCGCTCCGCGACACGAATCACGACGGGCGGGCCGACATGATCGAGCGAGTTGGCTCCCGCGGCAACACGGGAATCGCGCTTTACAATGGCTACGTCTATGTGGACCAGGGAGAGCGCATCACCCGGTACGCGTTGACCGCGGGTACGCTCGCGCCGTCCGGCCCACCGGAGGTGGTGGTCGAAGGGCTGCCAATAAGTCCGGGGCACCGTGCACGCAATTTCGCGATCGGCGCCGACGGATCTCTCTTCGTGAACGTCGGCTCGCCGAACAACGCATGCCAGGTGAAGGACCGCACGCTCGAGTCGCCGGGCAAGGACCCGTGCACGGACCTCGAGACGCGCGCGGGTATCTGGAAGTTCGACGCGAATCGTACGAACCAGAGCTTCAGTCCTTCGGCTCGATACGCGACTGGTGCGCGCAACAGCACGGGGATGGCGTTCGCGCCCAACAGCCTGCTTTACGCGATGACACACGGTCGAGACCAGCTTCACGAGAACTGGCCGAAAGTGTTTCCCGACAGCGAGTATGGCCAGGAGAATCCCGCCGAATCGCTGCTGCAGTTGAGCCAGGGCGACGACTTCGGGTGGCCGTACTGCTTCTATTCGATGCACCAGATGAAGCTCGTGGATACGCCGGAATACGGAGGCGACGGGCTCAAGGCTACACGTTGCGCGCAGAAGAAGGAGCCGGCCGCGGTGTATCCTGCGCACTGGGCCCCGCTCGACCTTGTTTTCTACCGGTCGTCGGTATTTCCCGAAAAATACCGGAACGGCGCCTTCATTTCCTTCCACGGATCGTGGAACCGGGCGCCGGGGCTGCAGGCCGGAGGAAAGATCGTCTTCCAGCCGATGTCCGCGACCGGACCCAGCGGGAAATACGAAATCTTCGCCGACGGGTTTGCGGGATTGCCGCCTCAGGAAATTCAGCCCAATCGCGCCAAGCATCGGCCGGTCGGTCTCGCCGTCGGGCCTGACGGATCGCTATACGTCGCTGACGACGCCGGGGGCAGAATCTACCGAATCACCTGGCGCGGACGGTAA
- a CDS encoding hotdog fold thioesterase yields the protein MVDDLNRLQTGMAHAIGIELTTLRADLVVATMPVDERTRQEFGLLHGGASAALAETVASFGASMNIDLEKQMAVGLELNANHLRGKTTGTVTASATPLHRGRRTHVWDIRIEDEQGRPVCVARCTLAIIDREDA from the coding sequence ATGGTCGACGATCTCAACCGTCTTCAGACGGGAATGGCACATGCCATTGGTATCGAGCTGACGACGCTTCGCGCGGATCTCGTCGTGGCCACGATGCCGGTGGACGAGCGGACGCGGCAGGAGTTCGGCCTGCTGCACGGCGGCGCGTCCGCCGCACTCGCCGAGACCGTGGCATCGTTCGGCGCGTCCATGAACATAGATCTCGAGAAGCAGATGGCGGTGGGGCTCGAGCTGAATGCCAATCACCTGCGCGGCAAGACCACGGGCACAGTCACCGCGAGCGCGACGCCGCTGCATCGCGGTCGCCGGACGCACGTGTGGGACATCCGCATCGAGGATGAGCAGGGCCGCCCCGTTTGCGTCGCCCGATGCACCCTCGCGATCATTGATCGCGAGGATGCCTAG
- a CDS encoding AMP-binding protein → MDTWPVFPWHNDPLRQWRDIAPARIALVDRSRDSRQSYAELDASCDRWASVLREAGVEKGDRVAVVAGNRAEVAQLFFACTRIGAALVPLNWRLAPQELSGILVHARVKLLVGESRFRASLESTGATDHRWIDLDDDAPRLLRTASDPVSDVELEADDPALILYTSGSTGQPKGVIIPQRQILFNAIATTTAWELGHTDVAPVATPFFHTGGWNVFATPLWHRGGTVVLFDQFDPATFLDGLAEERCTVVLTVPTQLVMMHASSSWGRELPDLRFFISGGAPCPPALAEKVRAAGYTLREGYGLTECGPNCFAISSEESLRNPGKVGRPVPFLEMRLVSEDLHDVSDGEPGELLLRGPQMFGGYLHDAERTADALAPGGWLRTGDLAMRDESGLFAICGRRKEMYISGGENVFPAEVESTLASHPDVAEVVVVGVPHSLWGEVGCAFVILRDPASVAAPSPEEIAAFARQHLAGYKVPRLIVFLSDFPRLGSGKPDRRALASQAPSAEPDPVRA, encoded by the coding sequence ATGGATACCTGGCCGGTTTTCCCCTGGCATAACGATCCGCTGAGGCAGTGGCGGGACATTGCGCCCGCGCGGATAGCGCTGGTGGACAGGTCACGCGATTCTCGGCAGAGCTACGCCGAGCTCGACGCGAGCTGCGACCGTTGGGCATCAGTTCTCCGCGAAGCGGGAGTCGAGAAGGGCGACCGCGTCGCAGTGGTTGCAGGCAACCGCGCCGAGGTCGCGCAGCTCTTTTTCGCCTGCACGCGAATCGGCGCAGCGCTCGTTCCGCTCAACTGGCGTCTCGCCCCGCAGGAGCTGTCGGGCATACTCGTGCACGCCCGGGTGAAGCTGCTTGTCGGTGAATCGCGGTTCCGCGCATCGCTCGAGAGCACCGGCGCGACCGATCACCGATGGATAGATCTCGACGATGATGCGCCGCGGCTGCTCCGCACCGCCTCTGACCCCGTGTCCGATGTCGAGCTCGAGGCGGACGATCCCGCACTCATATTGTATACGTCGGGGAGCACCGGCCAGCCGAAAGGCGTCATCATCCCGCAACGGCAGATTCTCTTCAACGCCATCGCAACGACGACGGCATGGGAACTCGGGCACACCGACGTCGCGCCAGTCGCGACCCCTTTCTTTCACACCGGCGGGTGGAACGTCTTCGCGACTCCGCTCTGGCATCGCGGCGGCACGGTCGTGCTGTTCGACCAGTTCGATCCGGCGACGTTTCTCGACGGCCTTGCGGAAGAGCGCTGCACGGTCGTTCTCACCGTCCCGACACAGCTCGTGATGATGCACGCCAGCTCGAGCTGGGGAAGGGAGCTGCCCGATCTCCGGTTTTTCATTTCGGGGGGCGCTCCGTGCCCGCCGGCACTCGCCGAAAAGGTGCGCGCCGCCGGCTACACGCTGCGCGAAGGATACGGCCTCACCGAGTGCGGGCCCAACTGCTTTGCGATCTCGAGCGAAGAATCACTCCGCAATCCGGGAAAAGTCGGACGCCCAGTGCCATTTCTCGAGATGCGTCTCGTCTCCGAAGATCTGCACGACGTTTCTGATGGAGAGCCAGGTGAGTTGCTCCTGAGAGGCCCGCAGATGTTCGGTGGATATCTGCACGACGCCGAGCGAACGGCCGACGCGCTCGCGCCCGGAGGGTGGCTGCGCACCGGTGATCTCGCGATGCGCGACGAAAGCGGTCTCTTCGCCATTTGCGGTCGCCGCAAGGAGATGTACATCTCCGGTGGTGAGAACGTCTTTCCCGCCGAAGTCGAATCCACTCTCGCTTCGCATCCCGATGTCGCCGAGGTCGTCGTTGTTGGCGTGCCGCACTCGCTGTGGGGCGAAGTCGGATGCGCCTTCGTCATTCTGCGCGATCCCGCGTCGGTCGCCGCTCCATCACCGGAGGAAATTGCGGCGTTTGCGCGGCAGCATCTGGCGGGCTACAAGGTGCCGCGCCTGATAGTCTTCCTCAGCGACTTTCCGCGGCTCGGATCGGGCAAGCCCGACCGGCGCGCTCTGGCGTCGCAGGCCCCGTCAGCCGAACCGGATCCGGTGCGAGCATAG
- a CDS encoding PHB depolymerase family esterase, whose product MMADVTPPPAIVAEAAPASQGQFLMQEIATPEGPRRFKLYVPSRYESGRPAPLLVVLHGCTQDPDDVARGTRFNALAEEANMLVAYPEQPQKANGLKCWNWFDPAHQKRNQGEPALIAAITQRVIGDYTVDARRVYIAGLSAGGAMALTTAYAYPEIFAAVAIHSGIAYGTVSSPAEAIKAMGAGAADPAGLAAAVVKGMGSTRYFPAIVFQGASDRSVNVVNASQIVEQLTQSFAPRPLEKLSEVSGETEGGYHFTKQVYGNGCLVVEKWVVSELGHAWSGGSKDGTYTDPKGPDASREMLRFLMEHPRN is encoded by the coding sequence ATGATGGCTGACGTGACGCCACCGCCCGCGATCGTGGCCGAAGCCGCACCCGCGAGCCAGGGACAGTTCCTGATGCAGGAGATCGCTACGCCTGAAGGCCCGCGGCGATTCAAGCTCTACGTGCCGTCGCGATACGAGAGCGGAAGACCCGCGCCGCTACTCGTCGTGTTGCACGGATGCACGCAGGACCCCGACGATGTCGCGCGCGGTACGCGCTTCAATGCGCTGGCCGAAGAGGCGAACATGCTCGTCGCGTATCCCGAGCAGCCGCAGAAGGCGAATGGGCTCAAGTGCTGGAACTGGTTCGATCCAGCGCACCAGAAGCGAAATCAGGGAGAGCCGGCGCTCATCGCGGCGATCACGCAGCGCGTCATCGGCGATTACACTGTTGACGCGCGACGAGTTTACATCGCCGGACTGTCGGCCGGAGGAGCAATGGCGCTCACGACCGCGTACGCGTATCCCGAGATCTTCGCCGCCGTGGCAATCCACTCCGGCATCGCCTATGGAACCGTTTCGTCACCGGCCGAGGCGATCAAGGCGATGGGGGCCGGTGCGGCCGATCCAGCCGGGCTTGCCGCGGCGGTCGTGAAGGGAATGGGGAGCACACGATATTTTCCGGCTATCGTGTTTCAGGGAGCGAGCGACAGGAGCGTCAATGTCGTGAATGCGTCGCAGATCGTGGAGCAGCTCACTCAGTCGTTCGCGCCGAGGCCACTGGAAAAGCTTTCGGAGGTGAGCGGTGAGACCGAAGGCGGATACCACTTCACGAAACAGGTATACGGCAACGGCTGCCTGGTCGTCGAGAAATGGGTCGTGAGCGAGCTCGGGCATGCGTGGTCCGGCGGATCGAAGGACGGTACGTACACCGATCCGAAGGGACCCGACGCCAGTCGCGAGATGCTGCGGTTTCTTATGGAACATCCTCGGAATTGA
- a CDS encoding MaoC family dehydratase gives MRYDELAVGQSAEFSRTISDADVMSFAAVTGDFNPVHVDEEAAAKSRFGSRIAHGMLSAGLISAAIANRMPGPGSIYLGQTLRFTRPVRIGDTVTVLVAVTELLPKNRVKLSTVCRNQNGETVLDGEATVLMADE, from the coding sequence ATGCGCTACGACGAGCTCGCCGTCGGGCAGTCCGCCGAATTCTCCCGTACCATCAGCGACGCTGACGTGATGAGCTTTGCCGCGGTGACGGGAGATTTCAATCCGGTTCACGTGGACGAAGAGGCAGCCGCAAAATCGCGATTCGGCAGCCGCATCGCGCACGGGATGCTGAGCGCCGGCCTCATCTCGGCGGCGATCGCCAATCGGATGCCCGGACCGGGCTCTATCTATCTGGGGCAGACGCTTCGATTCACCAGGCCCGTGCGAATCGGCGACACTGTAACCGTCCTCGTGGCCGTCACGGAGCTGCTGCCGAAGAACCGCGTGAAGCTTTCCACCGTATGCCGCAACCAGAATGGCGAAACCGTGCTCGACGGCGAGGCGACCGTGCTCATGGCGGATGAATGA
- a CDS encoding ketoacyl-ACP synthase III, which produces MSTSQREAVITGTGSYVPERVVTNAELSAILGEDIDDFVSNTLGIRERRYCAADESTADLAAAAARNALESAGVEAANLDLLIVATDTPEYISPATAPVVQARIGAWKAGAFDINSACAGFVTALDAAWKYVRADERYNRVLVVGAYAMSKFVDPHDKKTSTIFADGAGAVVLERSDIPGILASELYADGRLAPGMGVFAGGTAEPITEEVLRDGTRNKLRFVTKYPREVNEVGWPRIARSVLERIGRTTSDVDEWLWTQVNRSTIYEVMTTLGEPIEKAHTVMGKWGYTGAACIPMALDDAVRTGRIGEGDLILMTGSGAGLAMGSLALEWHPHSRSAQ; this is translated from the coding sequence GTGAGCACCTCTCAACGCGAAGCCGTCATTACCGGCACCGGCTCGTACGTCCCCGAGCGGGTGGTCACCAACGCCGAGCTCTCGGCGATACTCGGCGAGGACATCGATGATTTTGTGTCCAATACGCTGGGTATCCGCGAGCGCCGCTACTGCGCGGCCGACGAGTCCACGGCGGACCTGGCGGCAGCCGCGGCGCGGAACGCTCTCGAGTCGGCGGGCGTGGAGGCGGCGAATCTCGATCTGCTGATCGTCGCGACGGATACGCCGGAATACATCTCTCCCGCGACGGCGCCAGTGGTGCAGGCGCGCATCGGCGCGTGGAAGGCGGGGGCGTTCGACATCAACAGCGCGTGCGCCGGGTTCGTCACCGCGCTCGACGCCGCGTGGAAGTACGTCCGCGCCGACGAGCGCTACAATCGCGTTCTCGTCGTCGGCGCGTACGCGATGTCCAAGTTCGTGGACCCGCACGACAAGAAAACTTCCACGATCTTCGCCGACGGGGCGGGAGCGGTAGTGCTTGAGCGGTCCGACATACCGGGCATTCTCGCATCCGAGCTCTACGCCGACGGGCGACTCGCTCCCGGCATGGGGGTGTTCGCCGGCGGGACAGCAGAGCCGATCACCGAAGAAGTGCTGCGCGACGGAACGCGCAACAAGCTGCGATTCGTCACGAAGTATCCGCGCGAAGTGAACGAGGTCGGATGGCCGCGTATCGCGCGCTCGGTGCTCGAGCGCATTGGCCGAACCACGTCGGATGTGGACGAATGGCTGTGGACGCAGGTGAACCGCTCGACCATTTACGAAGTCATGACGACACTCGGCGAGCCGATCGAGAAGGCGCATACCGTGATGGGAAAGTGGGGCTACACGGGCGCCGCTTGCATTCCCATGGCGCTGGATGACGCAGTCCGCACCGGGCGCATCGGCGAAGGTGACCTGATTCTCATGACGGGATCGGGGGCTGGCCTCGCGATGGGGTCGCTCGCTCTCGAATGGCATCCTCACTCGCGGAGCGCGCAATGA
- a CDS encoding LacI family DNA-binding transcriptional regulator, whose amino-acid sequence MEQSRIKRVTTHDVAKRAGVSQPTVSLVLSKNARARVSAETRERVLEAARELGYVPNVVARSLVRSRSYAIGVIVPDLRNPFFAEVVSGAERVVSEAGYAVLLCETREIPRDRHIQALLERQVDGIMVDAIGAASLPEPMMVGVNLVLIDEPPDRWPGVASDAVGAGRLAAEHLLSLGHKRFGFLGPATNVHAIRMRERGFVAALTEKGIRLESPMLRRVAATAAGGQKGMRALLDLESPPTAVFCSNDLVAAGALKVCSMEGVRVPQEISIVGCDDIELASLLVPELTTIAIPARELGARAARLLLQAIKGEDGESRTPPRPQRTIASRLVVRGTTAPPQANRNQ is encoded by the coding sequence GTGGAACAGTCGCGCATCAAACGGGTCACCACGCACGACGTGGCGAAGCGAGCGGGTGTCTCGCAGCCGACGGTGTCGCTCGTGCTCAGCAAGAACGCGAGAGCGCGCGTGTCGGCCGAAACGCGCGAGCGCGTACTGGAAGCGGCGCGCGAGCTTGGATACGTCCCCAACGTCGTCGCTCGCTCGCTCGTCCGCAGCCGCTCATATGCGATCGGCGTGATCGTTCCGGATCTGCGCAATCCGTTCTTCGCCGAAGTGGTGAGCGGGGCGGAAAGGGTCGTTTCGGAGGCGGGCTATGCCGTGCTGCTGTGCGAGACGCGCGAGATTCCGCGCGACCGCCACATTCAGGCGCTGCTCGAGCGCCAGGTGGATGGAATCATGGTGGACGCGATTGGTGCCGCGTCCCTCCCCGAGCCGATGATGGTCGGAGTGAACCTCGTGCTCATTGACGAGCCGCCAGACAGATGGCCGGGTGTCGCGAGCGACGCCGTCGGCGCGGGACGTCTGGCCGCCGAGCATCTGCTGTCGCTCGGCCACAAGCGCTTCGGGTTTCTCGGACCGGCGACGAACGTGCACGCAATTCGCATGCGGGAACGGGGATTCGTGGCAGCACTCACCGAAAAAGGGATTCGCCTCGAGTCGCCAATGCTTCGTCGCGTCGCGGCAACGGCCGCGGGCGGGCAGAAAGGGATGCGCGCGCTCCTCGATCTCGAATCGCCGCCCACCGCTGTCTTCTGCAGCAATGACCTCGTGGCGGCGGGCGCGCTCAAGGTGTGCTCGATGGAAGGGGTCCGCGTCCCGCAAGAAATCTCCATCGTCGGGTGCGACGACATCGAGCTCGCGTCACTGCTCGTGCCGGAGCTCACGACGATCGCCATCCCGGCGCGCGAGCTCGGCGCGCGCGCGGCGAGATTGCTGTTGCAGGCGATCAAGGGCGAGGATGGCGAATCGCGAACTCCTCCCCGCCCGCAACGTACGATTGCTTCGCGCCTCGTGGTGCGTGGCACCACCGCACCTCCACAAGCGAACCGCAATCAGTGA
- a CDS encoding alpha/beta hydrolase has translation MTADPRVVIDDRAEYDRYATVRGLRVHYLDYPGPEPAIILLHGLSANANEFGGLMDHGLAETHRVVAPDLRGRGRSGKPETGYSMAEHAADVIALLDELGLDEVVMGGHSFGALLAIYIAAHHPDRVSKVIVIDAAIVFHPDVVDMLKPSLARLARVLPSTDAYLDEMRGAPYVAGLWDSAIEGYFRAELQQNPDGTAQSLTSANAVEQALLGVQDEPWAELVASVRHPVLLLNAKEGYGLPGSPPLVPPEHAKMTAEAFPHCRYVAVPGNHLTMVFGANAAIVRHEIDQFLAGDAPGE, from the coding sequence ATGACCGCTGACCCCCGTGTCGTGATTGACGATCGCGCCGAGTACGACAGGTATGCGACCGTGCGCGGCCTGCGCGTTCATTATCTCGACTATCCCGGACCCGAGCCGGCGATCATCCTGCTGCATGGATTGTCGGCCAACGCGAACGAGTTCGGCGGCCTGATGGACCACGGCCTGGCAGAAACTCATCGCGTGGTCGCGCCGGACCTCCGCGGTCGTGGCCGCTCGGGGAAACCGGAGACCGGCTACTCGATGGCCGAGCACGCCGCGGATGTCATCGCTCTGCTCGATGAGCTCGGTCTCGACGAGGTGGTGATGGGCGGCCATTCGTTCGGCGCACTCCTCGCCATCTACATTGCGGCGCATCATCCCGATCGCGTATCGAAGGTAATCGTGATAGACGCGGCTATCGTGTTTCATCCCGATGTGGTGGACATGCTGAAGCCATCTCTGGCGCGACTCGCTCGCGTCCTTCCGTCAACCGACGCGTACCTCGATGAAATGCGTGGCGCGCCATACGTCGCGGGACTGTGGGACAGCGCGATCGAAGGCTACTTCCGCGCGGAGCTGCAGCAGAACCCCGATGGAACCGCGCAGTCGCTGACGAGCGCGAACGCCGTCGAGCAGGCATTGCTCGGCGTGCAGGACGAGCCGTGGGCGGAGCTCGTCGCGAGCGTTCGCCACCCGGTGCTTCTGCTCAATGCAAAGGAAGGGTATGGACTTCCCGGGAGTCCACCTCTCGTCCCGCCCGAGCATGCGAAGATGACCGCGGAGGCATTCCCCCATTGCCGTTACGTTGCGGTTCCGGGGAATCACCTTACGATGGTATTCGGCGCCAACGCCGCGATCGTGCGTCACGAGATCGACCAATTTCTCGCAGGCGATGCGCCGGGCGAGTGA
- a CDS encoding class I adenylate-forming enzyme family protein, producing the protein MNVGSLLPWHARFRPDHPAVICGDERLTFAELDARVNRLANALLALGLRKGDKLALVLPNCIELLYAYRAAALLGIVAVPLSPLLRGAGLVSLLRDSDSVAVLSCASMVDALDEARAEMPGIPEGNYILTDASDRRGYLGYADLIAGRSGDAPPAAEIGDDDLYNIIYSSGTTGSPKGIVHTHYIRAMYCTQFAGSFRFTPESVVMHAGSLVFNGAFVTLMPAWYLGCTYILQHRFDPDVFLETVEREGVTHVMMVPSQIVAVMNAPTFAPEKLKSLRMLCSVGAPWHREHKERLVPILPDSLYELYGLTEGFVTVLDSRDFASKIDSVGVPIPFSEMRIIADDGHELPAGEIGEITGRGPLLMTGYYKRPDLTAQAIVDGWLHTGDVGFADKDGFLHLVDRKKDLIISGGVNVFPKDIEEIVVQHPSVREVAVFGIPDKKWGESPVAAVILKSTGAISAEDLRTWINARVAARYQQIHEVIITDDFPRSTAGKTLKRVLRETHSSSRAEASA; encoded by the coding sequence ATGAACGTCGGATCCCTTCTGCCGTGGCACGCCCGCTTCCGGCCTGACCATCCCGCAGTCATATGCGGCGACGAACGGCTCACGTTCGCCGAGCTCGACGCTCGTGTGAACCGGCTTGCCAACGCGTTGCTCGCTCTCGGGCTGCGCAAAGGCGACAAGCTTGCGCTGGTTCTCCCCAACTGCATCGAGCTGCTCTACGCCTACCGTGCGGCCGCCCTGCTCGGCATCGTCGCCGTGCCGCTCAGTCCGCTTCTCCGCGGCGCCGGCCTGGTCTCGCTGCTGCGCGACTCGGACTCGGTCGCTGTCCTCTCTTGCGCATCCATGGTGGATGCGCTGGACGAAGCCCGTGCAGAGATGCCGGGAATTCCTGAAGGCAATTACATCCTGACCGACGCGTCCGACCGCCGCGGCTACCTCGGCTATGCGGACCTCATCGCCGGCCGGAGCGGCGACGCCCCGCCCGCCGCCGAAATCGGTGACGACGATCTCTACAACATCATCTACTCCAGCGGTACGACGGGCTCTCCGAAGGGAATCGTTCACACGCATTACATTCGCGCGATGTACTGCACTCAGTTCGCGGGAAGCTTCCGCTTCACTCCCGAGAGCGTCGTGATGCACGCGGGCTCGCTCGTCTTCAACGGCGCATTCGTGACGCTGATGCCGGCATGGTACCTCGGGTGCACCTACATCCTCCAGCATCGCTTCGATCCGGACGTGTTCCTCGAGACCGTCGAGCGCGAGGGCGTGACGCACGTGATGATGGTACCGTCGCAAATCGTGGCCGTGATGAACGCGCCGACGTTCGCTCCGGAGAAGCTCAAGTCATTGCGCATGCTCTGCTCGGTGGGCGCGCCGTGGCATCGCGAGCACAAGGAGCGGCTGGTGCCCATACTGCCCGATTCGCTGTACGAGCTGTACGGACTGACCGAAGGATTCGTTACCGTGCTCGACAGCCGCGACTTTGCCTCGAAGATAGATTCGGTCGGGGTGCCGATCCCGTTCAGCGAAATGCGCATCATCGCCGACGACGGACACGAGCTTCCGGCGGGGGAGATCGGCGAGATCACCGGCCGTGGTCCTCTGCTCATGACTGGCTACTACAAGCGCCCCGACCTCACGGCGCAGGCGATAGTGGACGGCTGGCTGCACACGGGCGACGTGGGATTCGCCGATAAGGATGGATTCCTTCACCTGGTGGACAGGAAGAAGGATCTGATAATCTCCGGCGGAGTGAACGTGTTTCCCAAGGACATAGAGGAGATCGTCGTGCAGCATCCGTCCGTGCGCGAAGTTGCGGTATTCGGCATTCCCGACAAGAAGTGGGGAGAATCGCCGGTCGCCGCGGTCATCCTGAAGAGCACCGGTGCCATCTCCGCGGAAGATCTGCGGACATGGATCAACGCGCGCGTCGCGGCGCGATACCAGCAGATTCACGAGGTCATCATCACCGACGATTTTCCCCGCAGCACCGCGGGCAAGACGCTGAAGCGCGTCCTTCGCGAAACGCACTCATCGTCCCGCGCGGAGGCATCGGCATGA